One Candidatus Melainabacteria bacterium DNA segment encodes these proteins:
- a CDS encoding DUF1269 domain-containing protein, whose product MTTLTVWKYDTVDGADKALAKLLELQKELLVEVVDAATVTWAPGHKKPTTRQLVPTTALGALDGAFWGMLFGFLFFMPLVGAAVGSLIGGLSGHFADYGIDDEFIKKVRTQVTEGKSALFLLTGKVTEDKVAEAFKDMEKGELIKSSLTHEQEEKLRADFCAVPAKQAAKV is encoded by the coding sequence ATGACAACACTAACAGTATGGAAGTATGACACCGTTGATGGTGCCGACAAAGCTCTAGCTAAACTTCTGGAATTACAGAAAGAATTGTTGGTTGAAGTGGTCGATGCTGCCACAGTAACCTGGGCACCTGGTCACAAGAAGCCGACGACTCGCCAGCTTGTACCGACGACAGCTCTGGGCGCTCTCGACGGAGCGTTCTGGGGAATGCTGTTCGGTTTCCTTTTCTTCATGCCGCTCGTTGGAGCCGCTGTCGGTTCCTTAATTGGCGGTCTGTCTGGTCATTTTGCTGACTATGGCATTGATGACGAGTTCATCAAAAAAGTGCGCACGCAGGTTACAGAAGGCAAATCAGCACTGTTCTTGTTGACCGGCAAAGTCACAGAAGACAAAGTCGCTGAAGCATTCAAAGACATGGAAAAGGGCGAGCTTATCAAATCTAGCTTGACTCACGAGCAAGAAGAGAAGTTGCGCGCTGATTTCTGCGCAGTTCCTGCAAAGCAAGCTGCTAAGGTCTAA
- a CDS encoding sensor histidine kinase: protein MKMSIRSSLLTTLIIAMSVLYLVRLAAGYIQTVQLTDEVYDEMLLNSVDSLAGWLDASAKGFDIKISSASSAILTHNNIDKYFYEVFDAEGKRLTGNTNLIDNETALRSLVKSGPKTTRVENSDVRIMAADVPLTRDQLKSVTIVLAETLNARKRFFEKTFVAIAITQFLAMSLSIACVYLFVSKAFLPFKKLKQNITERDTSRFAQLPEAGAPAEMAPFLAEFNKMCAAIEQDVRSRERFISNAAHQLRTPLAGLRNYASFGLELDSKEELKDVVLRIDKGLSGLTRLVNQLLALARAEREYFMQEHFERVELNNIVSRTISLLEPEAVNKGIELSCELTTDSTWLYGHPLGLEQLVANLIENAIAYSPNGGEVIIRTGGGPQIVFIVEDGGPGIPAEERERIFERFYRIRGSAGSGSGLGLSIVKEVATCHQAEVTIEDGNNNKGTRFTVKFHEKTASSQL from the coding sequence ATGAAAATGTCGATTCGTTCTAGTCTTTTGACGACACTGATCATTGCCATGTCGGTGCTTTATCTGGTGCGCCTGGCGGCGGGATACATTCAAACAGTCCAATTAACAGACGAAGTCTATGACGAAATGCTGCTCAATTCTGTAGACTCGCTGGCAGGCTGGCTCGATGCAAGCGCAAAAGGTTTTGACATCAAGATTTCGTCGGCAAGTTCCGCAATTCTTACTCACAACAATATCGATAAGTACTTCTATGAAGTCTTTGACGCGGAAGGAAAACGACTTACCGGCAACACAAATTTAATAGATAATGAAACTGCGCTGCGCAGTCTTGTAAAAAGCGGACCTAAAACAACTCGTGTAGAAAACAGCGATGTCCGGATAATGGCGGCTGATGTTCCACTGACCCGAGACCAGCTAAAGTCAGTGACGATCGTACTCGCCGAAACATTAAATGCTCGCAAAAGATTCTTCGAAAAGACTTTCGTCGCAATTGCAATCACGCAATTTCTTGCTATGTCACTCAGTATCGCCTGTGTTTATCTCTTCGTCTCAAAAGCATTCTTACCGTTCAAAAAATTAAAACAGAACATAACCGAAAGAGATACCAGCCGATTTGCCCAGCTTCCAGAAGCTGGCGCGCCCGCGGAAATGGCACCGTTTCTCGCTGAATTCAACAAAATGTGCGCCGCGATCGAGCAAGACGTGCGCTCGCGAGAACGGTTCATCTCTAACGCCGCCCATCAACTCAGAACACCGCTTGCCGGGCTGAGAAATTACGCGAGCTTCGGATTGGAATTAGACAGCAAAGAGGAACTTAAAGACGTTGTCCTCAGAATAGATAAGGGACTGAGTGGTCTGACTCGGCTGGTCAATCAGCTGCTGGCACTCGCTCGTGCTGAACGAGAGTATTTTATGCAGGAACATTTCGAAAGAGTCGAGTTAAACAATATAGTGTCTCGCACGATATCGCTACTCGAACCCGAAGCCGTCAACAAAGGAATAGAGCTGTCTTGCGAACTAACAACCGACTCGACATGGCTGTACGGGCACCCACTAGGTCTCGAACAGCTCGTCGCCAACCTGATCGAAAATGCCATTGCATACTCACCAAATGGTGGCGAGGTAATTATTCGAACCGGGGGCGGTCCACAAATAGTTTTTATTGTTGAAGATGGCGGACCGGGCATTCCAGCAGAAGAGAGAGAAAGAATTTTTGAACGGTTTTATCGGATTCGAGGCAGCGCTGGAAGCGGTAGCGGTCTTGGATTGTCGATAGTCAAGGAAGTGGCCACCTGCCATCAGGCGGAAGTGACTATAGAAGACGGCAACAACAATAAGGGCACTCGATTTACCGTCAAGTTCCACGAAAAAACCGCAAGTTCGCAACTATGA
- a CDS encoding 3-keto-5-aminohexanoate cleavage protein: MYFTDDSLLPENQTPLIITAAPYGPVWLPSDYPEDIAVTWDQQVQKAVDCYNAGATILHIHVRDPKTGKVSKNFKEYGEFIGRLREAVPKMILQVGGSISFSPPDDHSKAQWQGYDTRHMLAELDPKPDQITVAIGSCQWDITSLTTMEDWAGTHVATEEMLWAFSNMVVDATPDFYIEHLKRLHKHGIQPYFALGHIHSLEIVERLIRRGLYMGPVNGFFSMGGGGSCGANPFDWMELVRRTPHGSVFTYQSVHRLSHPLAAIMIALGQHTRAGIEENLWDTEKGKRLTTVQMIEKQIRIAKELGRKVATGDEAREILKIGVTYNSVEETLQNLGLPPNRKSGQAGFIGYPATDGKLRKPLSGSDGHPLVGDVEPELQKAAR, encoded by the coding sequence ATGTATTTCACAGACGATTCGCTGCTTCCAGAGAACCAGACGCCGCTAATTATTACTGCCGCCCCATACGGACCGGTCTGGCTACCTTCAGATTATCCTGAAGACATCGCAGTAACCTGGGATCAACAAGTTCAGAAAGCTGTGGATTGCTATAACGCCGGCGCCACAATATTGCACATTCACGTGCGCGACCCAAAGACCGGCAAGGTATCTAAAAACTTCAAAGAGTATGGCGAATTCATCGGACGTTTGCGCGAAGCCGTTCCGAAAATGATTCTGCAAGTTGGTGGATCGATTTCATTTTCTCCTCCCGACGATCACAGCAAGGCGCAGTGGCAAGGTTATGACACTCGTCATATGTTGGCAGAGTTAGATCCGAAGCCGGATCAAATAACGGTGGCAATCGGTTCTTGCCAGTGGGATATTACTTCTCTGACGACGATGGAAGACTGGGCCGGCACTCACGTCGCAACAGAAGAGATGTTATGGGCGTTTTCCAACATGGTTGTGGACGCCACCCCCGACTTTTATATTGAGCATTTGAAGCGCCTGCATAAGCATGGCATCCAGCCATACTTTGCTCTTGGGCACATTCACAGTCTTGAAATTGTCGAGCGTTTGATCAGACGTGGACTTTACATGGGTCCAGTCAACGGTTTCTTCAGTATGGGTGGTGGTGGCTCATGCGGCGCAAATCCATTCGACTGGATGGAGCTTGTTCGTCGCACTCCGCACGGTTCTGTTTTCACGTATCAGAGCGTTCATCGCCTGTCTCATCCTCTCGCGGCGATCATGATTGCGTTAGGACAACACACTCGTGCCGGTATCGAAGAGAATCTCTGGGACACTGAAAAAGGCAAGCGTCTCACCACTGTTCAGATGATCGAGAAGCAAATAAGAATCGCTAAGGAATTGGGTCGTAAAGTTGCAACCGGCGATGAGGCTCGTGAAATTCTCAAGATTGGTGTAACCTACAATTCGGTCGAAGAGACTCTGCAGAACCTCGGTTTGCCACCAAATCGCAAGTCGGGTCAGGCTGGGTTCATCGGATATCCTGCAACCGACGGTAAGCTTCGCAAACCGCTCAGCGGATCGGACGGACATCCGCTGGTTGGTGATGTAGAACCAGAATTGCAGAAGGCTGCACGATAG
- a CDS encoding GGDEF domain-containing protein encodes MNAMVQQNSASENNLSVLKVAQARAKRLSREDMLAKRIKELEALNAQLESLVSTDPLTGLLNRRGLEQSLARTMAESNRKAIYSVVALLDLDSFKRINDQYGHSAGDEVLKTVAQTIKENVRAIDSVARIGGDEFVILMPSTCLYEGTRVAERIRQAIANLNLYPDDEGRVVTTSIGIERLPLGPSTVQAVVTATESALHTSKTIGKNCVSVA; translated from the coding sequence ATGAACGCAATGGTGCAGCAAAATTCCGCAAGCGAGAACAACTTGAGTGTTTTGAAGGTCGCTCAAGCTCGGGCAAAACGCCTCAGTAGAGAAGATATGCTTGCGAAAAGAATCAAGGAACTCGAGGCCTTAAATGCTCAACTCGAATCTCTGGTGAGCACCGACCCACTGACAGGATTGCTGAATCGTAGGGGACTAGAACAGTCGCTAGCCAGAACGATGGCAGAGTCCAATCGCAAAGCCATCTATTCTGTTGTGGCACTTCTAGACCTGGATTCATTCAAACGTATCAATGACCAATATGGACATTCTGCAGGGGACGAAGTTCTAAAAACGGTCGCCCAAACAATAAAGGAAAACGTTCGAGCAATTGATTCGGTCGCAAGAATCGGAGGTGATGAGTTCGTCATTTTAATGCCGTCAACATGCTTGTACGAAGGCACTAGAGTCGCCGAACGGATCAGGCAAGCAATTGCAAATCTAAACTTGTATCCCGACGATGAGGGGCGTGTCGTAACGACTAGCATCGGAATCGAAAGACTGCCGTTAGGTCCGTCGACAGTTCAAGCGGTCGTCACAGCCACAGAGTCAGCGTTACACACAAGCAAAACCATAGGAAAAAACTGTGTTTCGGTCGCATGA
- a CDS encoding cysteine methyltransferase: MSHVYEEIYKIVRTIPRGKVLTYGVISHMIGGRMSAQGVGWALKALGNKKRSNPSSKKKPDKSEFDFESVPWQRVVNAKGGMSTLKLADVPPGLQQHLLEAEGIIFDEEGNLDLSKYLWIEGTR; this comes from the coding sequence ATGTCACACGTCTACGAAGAGATCTACAAAATCGTAAGAACAATACCGAGGGGCAAAGTCTTGACCTATGGGGTCATCTCGCACATGATCGGCGGCAGAATGAGCGCGCAAGGAGTGGGATGGGCACTAAAAGCGCTGGGCAACAAGAAACGTTCCAATCCATCGAGCAAAAAGAAACCGGACAAATCAGAATTCGATTTTGAATCAGTTCCCTGGCAAAGGGTGGTGAATGCGAAAGGTGGCATGAGCACACTTAAACTCGCCGATGTTCCACCAGGACTTCAGCAACATCTTCTCGAAGCTGAGGGAATAATCTTCGATGAAGAAGGAAACCTTGATCTTTCCAAATACCTGTGGATCGAAGGAACGCGCTGA
- a CDS encoding response regulator transcription factor, protein MKILIAEDDALLGESLVHSITRHGHMVDWVSTGSEAKGALADQIYDLLILDLGLPDIDGTTLLKDLRSKGFALPVLILTARDGIEHKIGGLELGANDYLTKPFDFRELYARMKSLMRLQAWSNSSEIAIGRLRFDTGERVATLDGKILPMTPKELSAFEILSKNLDRLVSKSELIDRLKDWDAELSENGVETVIHRLRQKLKAADLSIKTVRGFGYTLEKPHENVDSF, encoded by the coding sequence ATGAAGATTCTAATAGCAGAAGATGACGCGCTTCTGGGAGAGTCGCTAGTTCATTCGATCACTAGACACGGTCACATGGTCGATTGGGTCAGTACAGGTTCCGAAGCTAAAGGGGCGCTGGCTGACCAGATTTATGATCTTCTGATTCTAGACCTGGGTCTTCCCGATATCGATGGAACTACGTTGCTCAAAGATTTAAGGAGCAAAGGATTTGCTCTACCGGTTCTCATTCTGACTGCAAGAGACGGCATCGAACACAAGATCGGGGGGCTCGAACTCGGCGCCAATGATTATCTGACAAAACCATTCGATTTCCGCGAACTCTACGCCCGAATGAAATCGCTAATGCGCCTGCAAGCGTGGTCGAACAGTTCCGAAATAGCTATTGGTCGCTTACGGTTTGACACGGGTGAACGGGTTGCCACACTCGATGGCAAGATTTTGCCGATGACTCCAAAAGAGTTGAGTGCATTCGAGATACTCTCCAAGAATCTAGACAGACTTGTAAGCAAGTCAGAACTAATCGACCGACTAAAAGACTGGGATGCGGAACTAAGCGAAAACGGCGTAGAGACAGTAATTCACAGACTGAGACAAAAATTGAAGGCTGCCGATCTGTCCATCAAAACAGTGAGGGGATTCGGATACACACTGGAAAAACCGCATGAAAATGTCGATTCGTTCTAG
- a CDS encoding VUT family protein, with translation MKDYKLVGPITVLYVTLQLVSDVTAAKLIPIFSFPVSVTAIYFPLTYIFADVLTEVYGYAVGRRVLWTVLLCSALAAVLYQFAAWLPPAPGFSGNAAYVQILSQVPRIVLGSWVAVFFGEILNDFVLAKMKVWTAGKHLWLRLVGSTVVGQLTNTALFYTVGLYGVIPDKLLVESIISGWLIKCAVETALIPLTYVVINKVKEIEKEDFFDRSTDFNPFSLK, from the coding sequence ATGAAAGATTACAAGTTGGTCGGTCCGATAACGGTTTTGTACGTGACACTACAGCTAGTGTCGGATGTTACTGCCGCCAAACTAATTCCAATTTTTTCGTTTCCTGTTTCAGTCACAGCGATCTACTTCCCTCTGACTTACATATTTGCTGACGTGTTGACCGAGGTCTACGGCTATGCTGTCGGTCGTCGGGTGCTCTGGACTGTATTGCTATGTTCTGCGCTGGCTGCTGTTCTTTATCAATTCGCGGCCTGGCTGCCGCCAGCACCAGGGTTTAGCGGCAATGCCGCTTATGTTCAGATCCTCAGTCAGGTTCCGCGTATCGTTTTAGGAAGCTGGGTCGCCGTGTTTTTCGGCGAGATCCTCAACGATTTTGTTCTCGCAAAGATGAAGGTATGGACAGCCGGAAAGCATCTCTGGTTGCGTCTGGTTGGTTCCACAGTTGTCGGACAACTGACAAACACTGCTTTGTTTTATACAGTTGGTTTGTACGGGGTAATTCCAGACAAGTTGCTTGTTGAATCGATCATTTCCGGCTGGTTGATCAAGTGTGCCGTTGAGACTGCGCTCATACCGCTTACGTATGTTGTAATCAACAAAGTCAAGGAAATCGAGAAAGAAGATTTCTTCGATCGCAGTACTGATTTCAATCCGTTCTCTTTGAAGTAG
- a CDS encoding class I SAM-dependent methyltransferase produces the protein MSLTKQDKADLRATIFRHLDGIATAPTAYTLLERGVLEHLLEQKKADVTELAEKFRANEGYLNVALRLLASQGWLDAEVDNKNNRVQYSVNARSATAFEHCRLYKDVVSLLRHSGQFHRRKFERAPFTLLETIFKKYRENYGIEFSSDPEVLSIQRQILTHIEGIAIGPTVVSLGMGGMFHKYFMEASFKPEEFHEDSESFDKILDFFAFLGWFEKKAQTYRFTEKGLFFARRASAYGVTVSYIPTFRNLDELIFGNPEILTNTKPELPELHVDREMNVWGSGGAHMSYFKKVDEVIIDLFNSPLEEQPKGIVDMGCGNGAFLQHIFEVISQRTRRGEMLEDYPLFLVGADFNEVALKVTRANLTKADIWAKVTWGNIGRPDLLARDLRDNYGIALEDLLNVRTFLDHNRPWEEPSAPLAGRTSASSGAYAFRGKRLSNNEVEASLLEHFRRWEPFVRRFGLLVIELHTIAPKLAAANIGATSATAYDATHGYSDQYILEVDVVNQIAAEAGLFPDPAHFSKFPHSELATVSINLLKGSSK, from the coding sequence ATGTCATTAACCAAACAAGACAAAGCCGATCTCCGCGCCACGATATTTCGCCATCTTGACGGCATAGCTACTGCTCCAACCGCATACACGCTGCTTGAACGCGGCGTACTGGAACACCTGCTCGAACAGAAGAAAGCAGACGTCACGGAACTCGCGGAAAAGTTTCGCGCCAACGAGGGCTATCTTAACGTTGCCCTGCGCCTACTGGCATCTCAAGGTTGGCTCGATGCTGAAGTCGACAACAAAAACAATCGCGTCCAATACAGCGTGAACGCCCGAAGCGCCACTGCCTTCGAACACTGTCGCTTGTATAAAGATGTCGTGTCGCTGCTTCGCCATTCCGGTCAGTTTCACAGGCGCAAGTTCGAACGGGCTCCGTTCACTTTGCTGGAGACAATCTTCAAGAAGTATCGCGAGAATTATGGCATCGAATTTTCAAGCGACCCCGAAGTGTTATCCATTCAGCGCCAAATTTTGACGCACATCGAAGGTATTGCCATCGGTCCAACCGTTGTCTCCCTTGGCATGGGTGGCATGTTCCACAAGTACTTTATGGAGGCGTCGTTCAAACCTGAGGAATTCCACGAAGACTCCGAAAGCTTCGACAAAATTCTTGATTTCTTTGCGTTTCTTGGATGGTTTGAAAAGAAAGCACAGACCTACCGCTTCACCGAAAAGGGGCTATTCTTTGCGCGCAGAGCCAGCGCTTATGGTGTAACCGTATCGTACATTCCGACCTTTCGAAACCTGGATGAGCTCATATTCGGCAATCCGGAAATTTTGACGAATACCAAACCCGAGCTGCCGGAGTTGCATGTAGACCGCGAAATGAACGTGTGGGGAAGCGGCGGCGCCCACATGAGTTATTTCAAGAAAGTAGATGAAGTAATCATCGATCTCTTCAACAGCCCTCTTGAGGAACAGCCTAAGGGAATTGTAGATATGGGCTGCGGAAACGGTGCATTTCTACAACACATTTTCGAAGTAATTTCGCAGCGCACTCGGCGCGGAGAAATGCTGGAAGACTATCCTTTGTTTCTCGTTGGCGCTGACTTCAACGAAGTTGCGCTCAAAGTCACCCGCGCCAATCTCACAAAAGCAGACATCTGGGCGAAAGTAACCTGGGGCAATATTGGAAGACCAGATTTACTGGCGCGCGACCTGCGAGACAACTACGGTATTGCCCTGGAAGATTTACTCAACGTCCGAACCTTCCTCGACCATAATCGTCCGTGGGAAGAACCATCCGCACCGCTAGCCGGTCGTACCAGCGCCTCATCTGGTGCCTATGCATTCCGAGGCAAACGCTTGAGCAACAATGAAGTGGAAGCGAGCCTATTGGAACATTTCCGCCGCTGGGAGCCATTTGTCCGGCGTTTCGGCCTTCTTGTTATTGAGCTGCACACCATAGCGCCAAAACTTGCCGCCGCAAATATCGGCGCCACTTCCGCCACCGCATATGATGCCACGCACGGCTATTCGGATCAATACATTCTGGAAGTTGATGTAGTCAATCAAATTGCCGCGGAAGCAGGTCTATTTCCAGACCCAGCTCACTTCTCGAAATTCCCTCATTCAGAACTGGCAACAGTCAGTATCAACCTGCTCAAGGGTTCTTCCAAATAA
- a CDS encoding DUF4240 domain-containing protein — protein sequence MPRFEFIEGSSKKFYEISLRESSITIRFGKIGTEGQQNFKVFDTPQEAKKEYESLISQKTKKGYVKVSDEVAAVKDAGDQASKKELSKQEFWALIDQSKRATEDVEEQLEKLREMLGRLSADEILSFDMRFNEAMRDAYRWDLWGAAYIINGGCSDDGFDYFLGWLIAQGQKYYEAALADPNNAGSKVEPGDFVECEDIMYVAAEAYESLTGKNDFTDVAVNVQREIQGESWEEEHVDKLFPKLAKKFSQ from the coding sequence ATGCCGCGATTTGAGTTTATTGAAGGTTCTTCAAAAAAGTTTTACGAGATCAGTTTGCGTGAATCGTCGATTACGATACGATTCGGCAAAATTGGCACAGAGGGACAGCAAAACTTTAAGGTGTTTGACACGCCACAAGAAGCGAAAAAAGAATATGAAAGTCTGATCTCTCAGAAAACCAAGAAAGGCTATGTAAAAGTTTCAGATGAAGTTGCAGCCGTTAAAGATGCGGGCGATCAGGCTTCAAAGAAAGAATTGTCGAAGCAGGAATTCTGGGCTCTTATCGATCAAAGTAAACGTGCAACGGAGGACGTCGAAGAGCAGTTAGAGAAGCTCCGAGAGATGCTTGGTCGATTGAGTGCGGACGAGATTTTATCTTTTGATATGCGCTTCAACGAAGCAATGCGTGATGCGTACCGCTGGGATCTGTGGGGTGCAGCATACATAATAAATGGTGGATGCAGTGACGATGGTTTTGACTATTTTCTTGGTTGGTTAATAGCCCAGGGGCAAAAGTACTATGAGGCTGCTCTTGCCGATCCAAACAATGCGGGTAGCAAAGTCGAACCAGGTGATTTTGTAGAGTGCGAGGACATCATGTACGTCGCTGCTGAAGCATACGAAAGCTTGACCGGCAAAAATGACTTCACCGATGTCGCGGTAAACGTACAGCGAGAAATTCAGGGCGAATCATGGGAAGAAGAGCATGTAGATAAACTGTTTCCAAAACTCGCTAAGAAATTCTCGCAGTAA
- a CDS encoding WG repeat-containing protein, which yields MIIIETEEDIRRAKLFNESVNARWNSVLDGRPPTPALLYFKTREPGIFEYVEIGWSKESAKTEERASSELQKLTAEDGLHDGVSIGEGYWIGVAHDEMEKFYETRGEAARIHPIDFERAVKLLKDHISHIEKNIDTKFPPIADLYFSLALIYAEHDKFEEHDTAVEYGLRLLFENLETRSRYFGYQFAKETKRLAQTYLNRDELTPALGVYARLKQARAMVPEEVSKIMFEDWNLLAEFYERHKRIDDAAACYRSIGEQIDWKDGPHSEQQENVRLAASKLIELGFDADAEKLYEKFLQFVLSKNSIRKNCKFCIIGGLICGHWFEPYIKLLQKQSRSEYASELIREFGLDERDFRPARIEDLFGYVDLDGNWIIPQRFAKAGSFIDGKAEVVLSEDETRYARCRCIDKTGKVIGFSSQGRLDNLMPDGYRQNRPMSEGRIVVYKVSDKSKTYPISSRPELCGYADIDGNLVIEAKFTEAKPFYRGVAIVAVGGYIGLAGCVIGLQDGKYGLIDRTGKILIEPKYRALHRFNQEFDDGLMTYQTEDGGGVITTQGEVRSYLPGCNDLFYCSEGLAEVEWKNDKLPGSPLKYGFVDSAGRIAIEPQFDYAGYFVCDMAPVRIGRLYGYINRTGSVVVDTMYDDAKQFKNRLGIVCKNGRWGCIDENGKYIVEPRYDGLDWSKDNLLLAKQGEKVGLIDCSGKVLCSPQFDEIGQFLGEYAIVANQGLKGIIDRSGAVTIKPRFHDLDVFAENLARAAVKNDNGQMLWGYINPQGEFVIPPTFTEAKSFSDGLAAVRSTDCGKFGFISPEGKLAIDHRFDDAYSFRCGRSTIAVATEGGDKLFGIIDTTGKYTLPPEYEEVGTGYSEGLCFAGRKRT from the coding sequence GTGATAATCATTGAGACAGAAGAAGACATCCGTCGAGCAAAGCTTTTCAATGAATCTGTCAATGCCAGGTGGAATTCCGTTCTCGATGGACGCCCTCCAACTCCGGCACTTCTCTACTTCAAAACACGAGAGCCCGGTATATTCGAATATGTCGAAATCGGCTGGTCAAAAGAGTCGGCAAAAACCGAAGAAAGAGCCTCTTCCGAGTTGCAAAAGCTGACAGCCGAAGACGGTCTTCACGACGGCGTCAGCATTGGCGAAGGTTACTGGATAGGCGTAGCACACGATGAAATGGAAAAGTTCTACGAGACCCGAGGCGAAGCTGCCAGAATTCATCCAATCGATTTCGAGAGAGCAGTAAAGCTCCTGAAAGACCATATAAGCCACATCGAAAAGAATATCGATACTAAGTTTCCCCCGATTGCGGATCTGTATTTTTCGCTTGCACTGATCTACGCAGAACACGATAAGTTCGAAGAGCATGACACCGCGGTTGAATATGGTCTGAGACTTTTGTTCGAGAATCTGGAAACCAGATCCAGATATTTCGGATACCAATTCGCCAAAGAAACCAAACGGCTTGCACAAACTTATCTCAATCGCGATGAATTGACGCCCGCATTGGGAGTATATGCGCGGCTAAAGCAAGCCAGAGCGATGGTGCCCGAAGAAGTATCAAAAATCATGTTCGAAGATTGGAATCTTCTGGCAGAGTTCTATGAGCGACACAAGAGAATTGATGATGCGGCTGCGTGCTATCGCTCAATTGGCGAACAAATAGACTGGAAAGATGGACCTCACTCGGAACAGCAGGAGAATGTCCGACTCGCCGCGTCCAAGCTCATTGAACTAGGATTCGATGCAGACGCAGAGAAACTGTACGAAAAGTTTTTGCAATTTGTTCTATCCAAGAACTCAATCAGAAAAAACTGCAAATTCTGTATCATCGGCGGACTCATATGCGGTCACTGGTTCGAGCCTTATATCAAGCTTTTACAAAAACAAAGTCGCTCCGAATATGCTTCAGAATTGATCAGAGAATTTGGACTGGACGAACGAGACTTTCGCCCCGCCCGAATCGAAGATCTGTTCGGCTACGTCGATCTAGATGGTAACTGGATAATTCCTCAACGCTTCGCAAAGGCAGGAAGTTTCATCGACGGAAAAGCCGAGGTCGTCCTAAGTGAAGACGAAACCAGGTATGCGCGTTGCCGATGTATCGACAAGACCGGCAAAGTCATCGGCTTTTCCAGTCAAGGACGCCTCGACAATCTCATGCCGGACGGTTACAGACAGAACAGACCAATGAGCGAAGGTCGTATCGTGGTATACAAAGTCTCCGATAAAAGCAAAACCTATCCTATAAGCAGTCGTCCTGAACTGTGCGGTTATGCAGATATTGATGGGAATTTAGTAATTGAAGCCAAGTTTACCGAAGCGAAACCATTCTATAGAGGCGTCGCAATTGTCGCTGTAGGCGGTTATATCGGTCTGGCGGGTTGTGTGATAGGACTTCAGGATGGCAAGTATGGACTCATTGACCGCACAGGCAAAATATTGATCGAACCCAAATATCGCGCGCTCCACCGATTCAACCAGGAATTCGATGATGGCTTGATGACTTATCAAACCGAGGATGGTGGCGGCGTCATCACTACTCAGGGAGAAGTCCGGAGCTACCTTCCGGGCTGCAACGATTTGTTCTACTGCTCAGAGGGACTGGCAGAGGTTGAGTGGAAAAACGACAAATTGCCCGGCTCACCTCTGAAATATGGTTTCGTGGATAGCGCCGGAAGAATCGCCATCGAGCCGCAGTTCGACTATGCAGGTTATTTCGTTTGCGACATGGCTCCAGTGAGAATCGGTCGATTGTATGGCTACATCAATCGAACCGGTAGCGTAGTCGTTGACACCATGTACGATGATGCAAAACAATTCAAAAACAGACTTGGTATCGTCTGCAAAAATGGACGATGGGGCTGCATTGATGAAAATGGAAAGTACATCGTGGAGCCACGCTATGACGGACTGGACTGGAGCAAAGACAACTTACTTTTAGCAAAACAGGGAGAGAAAGTAGGTTTAATCGATTGTTCAGGCAAAGTACTCTGCTCACCGCAGTTTGATGAAATCGGACAGTTCTTGGGCGAATATGCGATTGTCGCGAACCAGGGATTGAAGGGGATAATCGATAGGTCGGGGGCTGTAACAATCAAACCACGATTCCACGACCTCGACGTTTTTGCGGAAAACCTTGCGCGAGCAGCGGTGAAAAATGATAACGGACAGATGTTGTGGGGATATATTAATCCACAAGGAGAATTTGTCATTCCACCAACCTTCACCGAAGCCAAATCATTTTCTGACGGACTGGCTGCCGTGAGATCGACAGACTGCGGCAAATTTGGATTCATCAGCCCCGAGGGAAAACTGGCAATTGACCATCGGTTCGACGATGCTTATTCCTTCCGTTGCGGACGCTCAACTATTGCGGTTGCCACCGAAGGCGGTGACAAACTTTTCGGAATTATTGATACGACCGGCAAGTACACCTTACCGCCCGAATACGAAGAAGTCGGCACAGGATATTCCGAAGGTCTGTGTTTTGCAGGTAGAAAGAGAACTTAG